In Notamacropus eugenii isolate mMacEug1 chromosome 1, mMacEug1.pri_v2, whole genome shotgun sequence, one genomic interval encodes:
- the CSF2 gene encoding granulocyte-macrophage colony-stimulating factor — protein MQKFFHLLLFSALIPSASLAPTTPKSREPDLETLIAQTLELSRNITTEPGKDREVKIVSEEFNRQEPKCIQTHIKTFSDGLHASDQAIKKNLEEIATRFNASSCPSLDETSCRLHITHHTELKTQLIQFLEEIPSDCQNLKPSSSAES, from the exons ATGCAAAAGTTCTTCCACCTTCTGCTCTTCTCTGCTTTGATCCCTTCTGCCAGCTTGGCGCCCACCACCCCAAAGTCAAGGGAACCTGACCTGGAGACTCTCATTGCTCAAACTCTGGAATTATCACGTAATATCACTACAGAGCCAGGAAAG GATAGAGAGGTGAAGATTGTTTCAGAGGAATTCAACAGGCAG GAGCCCAAATGCATACAGACACATATAAAGACTTTTTCTGATGGTTTACATGCAAGTGATCAAGCAATCAAGAAAAACCTAGAGGAGATTGCTACCCGCTTCAATGCATCTTCATGTCCCTCACTCGAT gaaacttcCTGCAGGTTGCATATAACTCACCACACAGAACTGAAAACTCAATTAATTCAGTTTTTGGAAGAGATCCCTTCTGACTGCCAGAACCTGAAACCTTCATCATCTGCTGAGAGCTGA